Proteins from one Flavobacteriales bacterium genomic window:
- the paaB gene encoding 1,2-phenylacetyl-CoA epoxidase subunit B, whose translation MSEKKQWPIWEVFIRSKNGLEHRHVGSLHASDEEMALENARDVYTRRQEGVSIWVVESKHIHATNPEDMGELFEPAKDKVYRHPTFYDLPDELKHI comes from the coding sequence ATGAGTGAAAAGAAACAATGGCCCATCTGGGAAGTCTTCATCCGCAGTAAGAACGGACTGGAGCATCGCCATGTAGGGAGTCTTCATGCCTCTGACGAGGAAATGGCCTTGGAGAACGCACGTGATGTATATACACGTAGACAAGAAGGCGTGAGCATCTGGGTGGTGGAGTCCAAGCATATCCACGCGACCAATCCAGAGGATATGGGTGAGCTGTTCGAGCCGGCCAAGGATAAGGTCTATCGACATCCTACCTTCTATGACCTACCAGACGAATTGAAGCATATCTGA